A single Capricornis sumatraensis isolate serow.1 chromosome 20, serow.2, whole genome shotgun sequence DNA region contains:
- the ZNF583 gene encoding zinc finger protein 583, which produces MLDNYRSLVSLGVSVSKPDVISLLEQGKAPWMVEEEPPRGACPDWEYAFKNKEFPSKQVIYEESSKVMMMGRSHLSYNLNCSSWRGDSKRTDWFKNQLGTQEVHASQLIITHREILNEDHSNEYTKSWQTFHQDTIFDIKQKRNKHEPQKRSYRKKPVEMKHKKVYVEKKLLKCNECEKVFNQSSSLTLHQRIHTGEKPYACVECGKTFSQSANLAQHKRIHTGEKPYECKECRKAFSQNAHLAQHQRVHTGEKPYQCKECKKAFSQIAHLTQHQRVHTGERPFECIECGKAFSNGSFLAQHQRIHTGEKPYVCHVCAKAFSHRGYLIVHQRIHTGERPYECKECRKTFSQYAHLAQHQRVHTGEKPYECKVCRKAFSQIAYLDQHQRVHTGEKPYECIECGKAFSNSSSLAQHQRSHTGEKPYECNICGKAFSYSGSLTLHQRIHTGERPYECKDCRKSFRQRAHLAHHERIHTMESFLTLSSPSASMPSQLPRPVGFIS; this is translated from the exons ACTGGGAGTATGCATTTAAAAACAAGGAGTTTCCATCAAAGCAAGTTATTTATGAAGAATCATCCAAAGTAATGATGATGGGAAGAAGCCATCTTAGTTATAACCTCAACTGCTCCAGTTGGAGAGGAGACTCTAAAAGGACGGACTGGTTTAAGAACCAGTTGGGAACTCAGGAGGTACATGCTAGTCAGCTGATCATCACTCACAGAGAAATCCTAAATGAGGATCACAGTAATGAATATACTAAGTCCTGGCAAACTTTCCATCAGGATACAATCTTTGATATAAAGCAGAAACGTAATAAGCATGAGCCACAAAAGAGAAGTTACCGGAAAAAACCTGTCGAGATGAAACATAAGAAAGTCTATGTAGAAAAGAAACTCTTGAAATGTAATGAATGTGAGAAGGTGTTCAACCAGAGCTCATCTCTCACtcttcatcagagaattcatactggagagaagccctacGCGTGTGTCGAATGTGGGAAAACCTTCAGTCAGAGTGCAAACCTAGCTCAACATAAGAGaatccacactggagagaaaccctatgaatgtaaggaATGCAGGAAAGCCTTCAGCCAGAATGCCCACCTTGCTCAACACcagagagttcatactggagagaaaccttatcaGTGTAAAGAGTGTAAAAAAGCCTTCAGCCAGATTGCACACCTGACTCAACACcagagagttcatactggagagagacCTTTTGAATGTATCGAGTGTGGAAAGGCCTTTAGTAATGGTTCATTTCTTGCTCagcatcagagaattcacaccGGAGAGAAACCTTATGTGTGTCATGTGTGTGCGAAAGCCTTTAGCCATCGTGGATACCTAATTgtacatcagagaattcatacaggagagagaccctatgaatgtaaggaatgtAGGAAAACCTTCAGCCAGTATGCACACCTTGCTCAACACCAGagggttcatactggagagaaaccttacgaATGTAAAGTATGTAGGAAAGCCTTCAGCCAGATCGCGTACCTTGATCAACATCAGAGggttcacactggagagaaaccctatgagTGTATCGAATGCGGGAAGGCCTTTAGCAACAGTTCGTCACTTGCACAACATCAGAGAAGTCATACCGGAGAGAAACCTTAC gaATGTAACATTTGTGGGAAAGCCTTTAGCTACAGTGGGTCTCTAACTctacatcagagaattcacacagGAGAAAGACCCTATGAATGTAAGGACTGCAGGAAATCTTTCAGGCAGCGAGCACACCTTGCTCATCATGAGAGAATCCACACTATGGAGTCATTCTTGACTCTTTCCTCCCCCTCAGCCTCTATGCCCAGTCAGCTGCCAAGACCTGTAGGCTTTATCTCCTAA